In one window of Episyrphus balteatus chromosome 3, idEpiBalt1.1, whole genome shotgun sequence DNA:
- the LOC129913576 gene encoding uncharacterized protein LOC129913576: protein MDMNIKTLKNLIKTKEALKKKYMLLKTGKYIKDLETENTYKPIVEPLRKIVKNFENSETKNRELKEIKSSAVKRRLQFKSPPTEEAEAIEYENNSSEGDLNLPLSNSMTVDEDTSFKTPSNSFNESTPINRSLISNSLHDKIYGPYFDAESNSNKLGRSNFKINDENNIIIDEEIFYGTEGLLELVLSKNPRKSIYNTEDLKQYQKILQKTCAHLRNHDINSQVKGNRGQKYKKIIKPLIQSITKSKQTKVGNAYMDMDSSPTMIYSANPIDYVYWDNPNELVDRLRLLIASETSGHNNHKNEINSIVEELREQNIIY from the coding sequence ATGGATATGAATATAAAAACACtgaaaaatcttataaaaacaAAGGAGGCTTTGAAGAAAAAGTATATGCTTCTCAAAACTGGAAAATACATAAAGGACTTAGAAACTGAAAACACGTATAAACCAATTGTTGAACCCTTACGtaaaatcgttaaaaattttgaaaatagtgAAACCAAGAATCGCgagttaaaagaaataaaatcatcCGCTGTTAAGCGTCGTCTTCAATTTAAAAGTCCCCCAACAGAAGAAGCTGAAGCaattgaatatgaaaataattctTCAGAAGGAGATTTGAATTTACCTTTATCGAATTCGATGACAGTTGATGAAGACACATCATTTAAAACACCTTCAAATAGCTTTAATGAAAGTACTCCGATCAACAGATCGTTGATTTCAAATTCACTTCATGATAAAATCTATGGTCCGTACTTTGATGCTGAATCGAATTCAAACAAATTGGGAAGatcaaactttaaaataaacgatgaaaacaatattataattgatgaaGAAATTTTCTATGGAACTGAGGGTCTTCTTGAACTAGTATTGAGCAAAAATCCCCGAAAGAGTATTTATAATACTGAAGATTTAAAGCagtatcaaaaaatattacaaaaaacatGCGCTCATTTGAGAAATCATGATATAAATTCACAGGTTAAAGGTAATAGaggacaaaaatataaaaaaattattaaacctTTGATTCAGAGTAtaacaaaaagtaaacaaacaaaagttgGAAATGCATACATGGATATGGATAGTTCTCCTACAATGATCTATTCAGCTAATCCTATTGATTATGTATATTGGGATAACCCAAATGAGCTTGTAGATAGGTTGAGACTTTTAATCGCATCTGAAACTTCGGGGCATAACaatcataaaaatgaaataaattcaatcgTGGAAGAGTTGCgagaacaaaatataatttattag